Proteins found in one Gammaproteobacteria bacterium genomic segment:
- the ltrA gene encoding group II intron reverse transcriptase/maturase produces the protein MIKTPGDLQDLRRRIYVKAKAEPSWRFWGLYVHACKTETLYEAYRLAKKNKGAPGIDGVTFEAIEASGVEQFVEQLRKELSERTYRPLRVRKVGIPKDGGDKVRVLSIPAIRDRVVQGALKLILEPIFEADFQPGSYGYRPKRSPHGAVQRVSDAIIQGKTDVIDLDLRCYFDTVRHHIVLEKVAKRVKDDDVMHLLKMILRASGKRGVPQGGVISPLLSNLYLNEVDRMLERAKEVTRYGRWTAVEYARCADDLVILVDSHPRHRWLREAVEQRLREELAKLQVEVNEEKSRRVDLRSGESFGFLGFEFRRVRSRAGRWMPLRTPLLKKRTALLRKLKVWFGRYRSQPTQALVAEINPILRGWVNYFSVGHSSRCLSFIRNWVEKKIRRHLARARLRRGFGWKRWSRQWLHEALGLYDDYRVRYLVSSPKVAPAGRSHNS, from the coding sequence ATGATAAAAACACCCGGGGACCTGCAGGACCTGAGACGAAGGATATACGTCAAGGCGAAGGCTGAACCGTCTTGGCGCTTTTGGGGTCTGTACGTGCACGCGTGCAAGACGGAAACGCTCTATGAGGCGTATCGGCTGGCCAAGAAGAACAAAGGAGCCCCTGGAATTGACGGGGTAACGTTCGAGGCGATCGAGGCGTCAGGCGTGGAACAGTTCGTCGAGCAGCTCCGGAAGGAGCTTAGCGAGCGCACGTACCGCCCCCTGCGGGTTCGGAAGGTAGGAATCCCGAAGGACGGCGGCGATAAGGTCCGCGTGCTCTCGATTCCTGCTATCCGGGACCGGGTGGTCCAGGGAGCACTCAAGCTCATCCTGGAACCGATCTTCGAGGCGGACTTTCAGCCGGGGTCGTATGGCTACCGGCCCAAGAGGTCGCCGCATGGCGCGGTTCAACGTGTCTCGGATGCGATCATCCAGGGCAAGACCGATGTCATCGATCTTGATCTCCGCTGCTACTTCGACACGGTGCGACATCACATCGTGTTAGAGAAGGTGGCGAAGCGAGTGAAGGACGATGACGTGATGCACTTGCTCAAGATGATTCTGAGAGCATCTGGGAAGCGGGGAGTTCCCCAGGGCGGTGTGATTTCCCCTTTGCTCAGCAACCTGTACCTCAACGAGGTGGACAGGATGCTGGAGCGAGCAAAGGAGGTCACGCGTTATGGTCGCTGGACAGCGGTCGAGTACGCTCGGTGTGCCGACGATCTGGTGATCTTGGTGGATTCCCATCCGCGGCATCGGTGGCTTCGCGAGGCGGTGGAGCAGCGGCTTCGGGAGGAGTTGGCCAAACTGCAAGTGGAGGTAAACGAGGAGAAGAGCCGGCGGGTGGACCTGAGGAGCGGAGAGAGCTTCGGATTCCTCGGATTTGAGTTTCGCCGAGTGCGGAGTCGTGCGGGGCGGTGGATGCCGTTGCGTACGCCACTGCTGAAGAAGCGCACGGCGTTGTTGCGGAAACTCAAGGTGTGGTTCGGTCGCTACAGATCCCAGCCAACCCAGGCATTGGTCGCAGAGATCAATCCGATCCTGCGGGGCTGGGTAAACTACTTCTCGGTGGGGCACTCGAGTCGGTGCTTGTCGTTCATCCGAAACTGGGTGGAAAAGAAGATACGGCGCCACCTGGCGCGAGCCCGATTGCGTCGAGGCTTCGGCTGGAAGCGGTGGAGTAGGCAGTGGCTGCACGAGGCTC